Proteins encoded in a region of the Triticum dicoccoides isolate Atlit2015 ecotype Zavitan chromosome 3A, WEW_v2.0, whole genome shotgun sequence genome:
- the LOC119267879 gene encoding uncharacterized protein LOC119267879 isoform X1, translating to MEANKPSYYLFVFVFAALLLSSMAGAQRKLLMSEDDAGSRMQQEDDEVLVVVHGGRILRQVKTNDYGTYDPTPTMAKPHFKDIPN from the exons ATGGAGGCCAACAAGCCTAGCTACTATCTCTTCGTCTTCGTCTTCGCGGCGCTCCTCTTGTCCTCCATGGCTG GAGCGCAGAGGAAGTTGCTGATGAGTGAAGATGATGCAGGATCGAGGATG CAGCAGGAAGACGACGAGGTGTTGGTGGTGGTGCACGGCGGGAGAATCCTCAGGCAGGTGAAGACGAACGACTACGGGACCTATGACCCAACTCCGACCATGGCCAAGCCTCACTTCAAGGACATACCTAACTAA
- the LOC119267879 gene encoding uncharacterized protein LOC119267879 isoform X2: MEANKPSYYLFVFVFAALLLSSMAGAQRKLLMSEDDAGSRMQEDDEVLVVVHGGRILRQVKTNDYGTYDPTPTMAKPHFKDIPN, from the exons ATGGAGGCCAACAAGCCTAGCTACTATCTCTTCGTCTTCGTCTTCGCGGCGCTCCTCTTGTCCTCCATGGCTG GAGCGCAGAGGAAGTTGCTGATGAGTGAAGATGATGCAGGATCGAGGATG CAGGAAGACGACGAGGTGTTGGTGGTGGTGCACGGCGGGAGAATCCTCAGGCAGGTGAAGACGAACGACTACGGGACCTATGACCCAACTCCGACCATGGCCAAGCCTCACTTCAAGGACATACCTAACTAA